From one Calditrichota bacterium genomic stretch:
- a CDS encoding carbohydrate kinase translates to MTKKIVGLGEILWDVYPDEKHLGGATSNVAFHAGNLGEEPIVVSRIGSDPSGDTLLHEMESRGYLTAYIQRDPAKPTGRVRIELDEKGVPSFICGEDEAFDYLEWTEDLARLATEADAVFFGILAQRLPVSRRTIQSFLDAADHALKIFDPNLRDIPEDFSPILETSFQKADILKLNEDEEQMLGQFYRKEALSRKEFLAWLLEKFHLRAVCLTLGERGAFCQTENESVYSPGYSIVPVDTTGSGDAFIAALVVQWLRNKTLLQVLDFANAVGAFVATQKGAVPTYSASDIQDFLKSHQQRTMDPSMKEVVHGVS, encoded by the coding sequence ATGACAAAGAAAATTGTTGGGCTTGGTGAAATTCTGTGGGATGTTTATCCCGACGAAAAACATTTGGGAGGTGCGACATCCAATGTAGCCTTTCATGCCGGGAATTTGGGAGAGGAACCCATTGTTGTGAGCCGGATTGGCTCCGATCCGTCAGGAGATACCCTGTTGCATGAAATGGAGTCCCGGGGTTATTTAACGGCTTACATTCAGCGGGATCCGGCAAAGCCCACCGGACGCGTCCGAATTGAACTGGATGAAAAGGGTGTCCCGTCATTTATTTGCGGGGAAGACGAGGCGTTCGATTATCTGGAGTGGACAGAGGACCTGGCCCGTCTGGCCACCGAAGCGGATGCCGTTTTTTTTGGGATTCTTGCACAGCGCCTGCCCGTTTCCCGCCGGACGATTCAGTCCTTCCTGGATGCCGCTGACCACGCCCTAAAAATATTTGATCCCAACTTACGGGACATTCCGGAGGATTTTTCCCCCATTTTGGAAACCTCTTTTCAGAAGGCCGACATTTTGAAACTGAATGAAGACGAAGAACAGATGCTGGGTCAGTTTTACCGTAAAGAGGCCCTGTCGCGAAAGGAATTTCTGGCCTGGCTGCTGGAAAAATTCCATCTTCGGGCGGTTTGTCTGACACTGGGTGAACGGGGCGCATTTTGTCAAACGGAAAACGAGAGTGTTTATTCTCCCGGCTACTCCATCGTTCCCGTGGACACGACCGGATCCGGAGACGCCTTTATTGCGGCTCTGGTGGTGCAGTGGCTGCGCAACAAAACCCTGCTTCAGGTGCTGGATTTTGCCAACGCCGTTGGGGCCTTTGTGGCCACGCAAAAGGGGGCGGTTCCGACGTATTCCGCATCTGATATTCAGGACTTTTTAAAATCTCATCAACAACGAACAATGGATCCGTCCATGAAAGAAGTGGTTCATGGGGTATCCTAA
- a CDS encoding site-2 protease family protein — protein sequence PLPPFGTLGAIIRMEHVVPNRKALFDVGIAGPLAGLVVTLVAIVYGLEHSQVVALSSLSQGSLQLGDSLLFKWLSHVIVGTVPAGYDVVLHPVAYAGWVGLLVTALNLLPVGQLDGGHVVYALLGGRKSRIVFYVMMAAFTVVLVFFYWGWFLMAIFIALFAFKHPPPMDDYTPVGRTRVLLGIFILIIFFLSFTPVPFKL from the coding sequence ACCCTTGCCTCCCTTTGGAACGCTGGGCGCCATTATTCGAATGGAACACGTTGTCCCCAATCGCAAGGCCCTGTTTGACGTTGGGATCGCGGGGCCTTTGGCCGGGCTGGTTGTAACGCTGGTCGCCATTGTTTATGGATTGGAACATTCGCAGGTGGTGGCCCTTTCTTCACTCAGTCAGGGAAGTCTGCAATTGGGGGACTCCCTCTTATTCAAATGGCTTTCCCATGTAATTGTAGGGACGGTGCCGGCAGGCTACGATGTGGTTCTGCATCCGGTGGCCTATGCAGGCTGGGTAGGACTTTTGGTAACCGCGCTCAATCTGCTGCCAGTCGGTCAGCTGGACGGCGGACATGTGGTTTATGCCCTATTGGGCGGCCGGAAAAGCCGAATTGTCTTTTATGTGATGATGGCTGCCTTTACCGTTGTTCTGGTCTTCTTTTATTGGGGATGGTTTCTCATGGCCATATTTATCGCCCTTTTTGCGTTTAAGCATCCACCCCCAATGGACGATTACACCCCTGTCGGACGAACGCGGGTTCTCCTTGGCATTTTTATTTTGATTATTTTCTTCCTTTCGTTTACTCCTGTTCCATTTAAACTGTGA